GTTTTGCTTGATCTGTGTTGATTgatccctttttttctttcgaagtattttttttttcatccataGTTTGATTCCATGCTGAAGGCTGAAATGGCTGTGCATGTGTTTCCAGCAATGAAGGAGTAGtcattaacaaaaattacCAAATGTTtgtacttcatttttcttaaatcttGCTATTGAGATGCTCAATTAACTCCATGACAGGTACCCGACTTGTTCAGTAAGTCTGTATAAAAGGAAggataagaaaaaagaacgcTGTAACAATTTTAATGTAAATGTGTAAGCTTTCTTGTTTTGGAACTCCATTGTTGGAGCAATTGTAAATACATCTTTGTTGGTGAAGGTTTAATAtcatatgagttttttttaactcaaatGTTCTAGGTTCTGTGTGAAAAGAGCTTGCAAACAATgttcaaattcttttgttttgttatctacttttttaCGTTTGTTTTTTAAGTACAAATTGAAGATGAGAGATTTGAATTCGAATTTATTGGTAAGTACACCACCAAAAATTGATtgctaaaaaataatttaaaattaactttttatggAAAGATAATTGCTTTATCCACCAAACTAATCAATTTAACTTTCCTAATAAATTAGGAATCTGAATTTATATCTCTAACTCAGAAAATTTAGAAGATATTCTTTATATCatcccaaaagaaaaaagaataataataataataaaataattacaacagTTGTTTACGGTTTCGTTTCTGCCACAGCTTCTCTCTCAAAGGCAACCAATTAGAAAATcagaaatttgaagttttgtaAACAAAAACCACAAATTCTTTGAGCCGCTCATTAGGCCGGAATCAAATATCTTGTTGCTCTGTGTGCCGCTCCTCTTCCACTGTCCACCACGCACCCACAAAATGGGAACTTCTCTTCTCTCAGTTCCTGCCCCATTCTTCCACTCCTCCCATCGTTCCCGATTCACCACTTCATTCCCATTTTCATCATCTAGACCCAGCcccttcctctcttcttcctcctcctcctcttcttcatcttcgGTTGTTGATGAAGAACTCAATTCTTCTTCCCCAGATCAACTCTCTCTTCAATCTGAATCTGACCCAGATGATTCTTCCTTCAGGTATTGTTtatattcattctttttctctatatcTTCAACTCACTCTGATTCTGATGTTATATGGGTTGCGTTGTCGAATGGAatgaaaactttatattatgcTGTTTAGATTTCTGTTTCTACTTGGGAGTAATATGTGGGGCATCGTTTGCGTTGTACTATGAGAACTCTGTTAGAagcaaatttttctttaaatttttagctTGCCCCTTAGCTATTATAACCCATGCCCTTGCTCATGCTCTAGTTGATGGGTCAGATAGATTTGCCAATTTTCCATGCCATTTCTAGAAAATGGTTAAACAAACATGATGTGGCAGGAACTGTATGACCTCTAGGCTTCCATTGGTCGTACTAAATCATATTGGTGTAATTAGTTGAGAAACAAGCTGACACTGGACAAGACTTGGCTCAACTATGAAAATCACTAGTACCCCATTTTGCTCGTTCCAATTGAAGGCCATGTATTTTGGTGTGTAACTGATGTGATTTTAATGAGCCCTATAATGCATATTGCAAACTAGTTGAAAGTTTCAATTCTAAGTGTTCTTCTTACTATCGATCTGGATGTATGTTTTCAAGTCATTTTCTCTTCAGATATTATAGTAATGGGGGTCAATATTATGACTTAGAACGAGTTGTGTTTGTGTTTCATTTCTTATAAATAGAGGATGTAAGGCTTGtggaaaggaagaaattgagaGGGGATGCAATGGTGAGGGAAGGATGCAAGGTGGAATTGCAACAGTCCCTGGTTTTGGTTGGTGGCCTATAAAGGCATACAGGCCTTGTCCTGGATTTGTAGCATCAGGTGGCAGATACAAGCGGCGTGGACAAAGCATGGACGAGGTTACATCTGGAGGAGGGAGGACCGATGCCTCTGCTAGTGTTGGTAGAAAGGACTCGTCGAGGTACAATCCT
This is a stretch of genomic DNA from Cucumis sativus cultivar 9930 chromosome 4, Cucumber_9930_V3, whole genome shotgun sequence. It encodes these proteins:
- the LOC101208661 gene encoding uncharacterized protein LOC101208661 isoform X1, with product MGTSLLSVPAPFFHSSHRSRFTTSFPFSSSRPSPFLSSSSSSSSSSSVVDEELNSSSPDQLSLQSESDPDDSSFRGCKACGKEEIERGCNGEGRMQGGIATVPGFGWWPIKAYRPCPGFVASGGRYKRRGQSMDEVTSGGGRTDASASVGRKDSSRKWTYAEN
- the LOC101208661 gene encoding uncharacterized protein LOC101208661 isoform X2; its protein translation is MGTSLLSVPAPFFHSSHRSRFTTSFPFSSSRPSPFLSSSSSSSSSSSVVDEELNSSSPDQLSLQSESDPDDSSFRGCKACGKEEIERGCNGEGRMQGGIATVPGFGWWPIKAYRPCPGFVASGGRYKRRGQSMDEVTSGGGRTDASASVGRKDSSSKK